One Gimesia aquarii DNA segment encodes these proteins:
- the rbfA gene encoding 30S ribosome-binding factor RbfA: MTSRRLAKIAQAILETVSTTILLHLRDPRIQNVTVLHVDVAPDVQSAKIYISIMGDEKTQALCLHGLESAKGFIQSKIADRIQTRYTPVIKFVLDSAVKDSVEALRILDELQVEREAEELTKGASEQDDQITEEGSHVD; this comes from the coding sequence ACGTCGATTAGCAAAAATCGCTCAGGCGATATTAGAAACAGTTAGTACAACGATTCTGCTGCATTTACGCGATCCTCGCATTCAGAATGTAACAGTTTTGCATGTTGATGTCGCACCGGATGTGCAGTCAGCCAAGATCTACATTTCGATCATGGGGGATGAAAAAACGCAAGCACTTTGTTTACATGGATTGGAATCAGCAAAAGGGTTTATTCAGTCCAAAATTGCTGATCGAATTCAAACCCGATATACACCTGTGATCAAATTTGTTTTGGATTCCGCTGTGAAAGATTCGGTAGAAGCACTTCGTATTTTAGATGAACTACAGGTTGAGAGAGAAGCGGAAGAGTTGACGAAGGGGGCCTCAGAGCAAGATGATCAAATCACTGAAGAAGGATCTCATGTGGATTAG